TGGAAGGAAAATTGCGGAGTTCGATTTATATAAGATGCTAATTGAAATTCTGAAAGAAAAGAATATCTTTGACCGGGTTTTTGATATGGAACAGCGGCAAGGAAAAGATGCGTTATTCAAAGCGATGACAACATTCGCTAAACCGGAAATCTTTTTATCAAAAATAAGAGAACAGCTCAATGACCACGACGTCATATTCTTAACCGGTGTTGGAAAGGTTTATCCATTCGTCCGCTCTCACAGTATCCTGAATAACTTGCAGGAAGTGGTCGACAAGACACCGGTCATCATGTTCTTTCCTGGAAAGTATGACGGTCAGTCATTACAGTTGTTCGGCAAATTTAAAGACGATAATTATTACAGAGCATTCCGGTTAGTTGATTAAACGTTAAAGAGGGGGATCTACATGCAAATTAAAGACATGTTCCAGAAAGATATCGAACGGGACATCCGGGGCGTCATTAAAGTCGCACAAACGAGTGAAGAAGATATTCATCAGGAACTCGATGAATATGTCGTAACAAAAGAATTACATAAGCATCTGTCGAAGTTCTATGAGAACTACCAAAAAGGTATAAATGGTAAGACCGATAAAATGGGTGTCTGGATTTCAGGTTTCTTCGGCTCTGGTAAATCTCACTTCCTGAAAATCCTGTCGTATCTTCTGAAAAACCAGGAAGTCAAAGGCAAACGACCGGTCGATTTCTTTGAAGATAAAGTACTAGATCCGCTTGTCTATGCCAATATGCAGAAAACAGCCGGTGTGGAGACGGAAACCATTCTGTTCAACATCGATGCGAAAGGCGGCTTGGACAATAAATCAAAAGAAGATGCAATTCTCCGCGTCTTCCTGAAAGTGTTTTACGAGCACCGAGGTTATTACGGGGATATTCCGGGCGTTGCTGAAATGGAGAAATACCTTGATGACCAAGGCGTTTACGGGGATTTCAAGGCAGCGTTCGAGACAGCTGCGGGTGAATCGTGGGAGGAACGCAGAAACTCGTTCTACTTCGATGCAGACTATGTAATCGGCGCATTAACAAAAGTGACGGATATGTCTGAAGACTCCGCCAGAAATTGGTTTGAGAATGGTGTTAATAATTACGAAATCAGCATCGAGAAGTTCGCAAAAGACGTAAAGGATTATGTCGATTCAAAAGGACCGAACTTCCACCTAATTTTCCTTGTCGATGAAGTCGGCCAGTATATCGGTGACAGCCGGAGCCTGATGCTGAACTTACAGACACTGACGGAGGAACTTGGAGCACATGCATATGGAAAAGTATGGGTGATGGTCACGTCTCAGGAAAGCATCGACAGCATCGTCAAAGTGAAAGGCGATGACTTTTCTCGTATCCAAGGCCGTTTTGACACACGCCTGTCGCTGTCTTCCATCTCAGTCGACGAAGTAATCAAAAAGCGGATTTTGCTGAAAAACGATGTTGCTGAGGATAAACTGGAAGCGATTTATCCAGAGAAAAGTGCGATTCTCAAAAATTTGATCTCCTTCAAAGAAAGCACGGCAGATCTCCGTGGCTTCGATAATGACCAAGAGTTTGCAGGGATGTATCCATTTGTTCCATACCAGTTCAAACTGCTGCAGAACGTATTCGAACAGATCCGGAAACATGGTTCTTCCGGTAAGCATTTATCCGAAGGTGAACGTTCTATGCTATCTGCCTTTAAAGAAGCGGCATTGCGCTATAAGGATGCGGAAGAAGGAATGCTCATTCCTTTCCATGCATTCTACGATACCATTAAGGAATTTCTGAATCCATCCGTCTCCCGTGTTATTGAAAGTGCGGCGGTCAATCCTGTGCTCGAAGATGATCAATTCAATATCGATCTGTTAAAAGTACTGTTCATGATCAAGTATGTGAAAGAACTGCCAGCGAATATCGATAACATTGCCACATTAATGGTAACGCAAATCGATGAAGACAAACTGGAGCTGAAAGAAAAAATCAAGACAAGCCTCCGGAAATTAATGACACAAACACTGATCCAGAAAAACGGGGATTTGTATGTATTCCTTACTGACGACGAGCAGGACATCAACCGGGAAATCAAGCAGCAGAACATTGACGAAGAAATCATTAAACGAGAGCTTGCAAATTATATTTTCCAGGACTTATACGACGACAAGCGCTTTAACTATAATCGTGAGTATTCGTTCGCGTTTAATCAAAAAATGGACGAAAAGAATTACGGCAACCAGACGGCGAGCATCGGCCTTCACGTGCTATCACCATTATCGGACCATTACCACAAATCTGATCAAGAACTCATGATGATGACGTCCGGTAACGGAGAGATGATTATCAAATTGGGCGGCACTGGCGCGTTTACGGAAGAGATGGAAGAAGCACTTCGCATCGAGGAGTATCGCAAGAAAAAGAACATCACGCAATTACCGGAGAACATTCAAAATATCTTGAACAATAAACAGGCCGAAGTGCGTGAACGTCGGCGCCGTGTCCGTGAATTGCTGGAAGATGCGATCAAGTCTGCAGCGTTTTATATCAACGGTGACCAAGCAGATGTCAAAGGCTCTTCTGTGAAAGAAAAAATCAATAGCGGTATGAAACAGCTTGTCGATAACGTCTACACAAAGTTGAACTACATCAAAGAACACACAGAAAACGAACGGGCGCTAATTTCTATCCTTTCCGCTGATTCAGATCAGTTGTCCCTCGATGGCCAGATGGACACGAATCCGAACACGGCTGCCAGACGGGAAGTCAAAGAATTCATTGATTTGCAAGACCAGATAAACAAGCAAGTGCGCGTAAAGTTGCTATATGACCGCTATCAGGACAAACCATACGGTTGGAAGCAGCTCGACGTCGCAGCGGTCATTGCTGAACTGCTGAAAGAGCAACAGATCCGCGTCCGTTACAACTCAGAGTACTTGGATCCTGAGACTGATACGAATAAATTACTGCAAGTATTCGGCAGACCAGCGGAAGCTGATAAAGGCATCATTTTGAAGCGAGTGAAGACAGACGAGAAACTGATTCGGACAGCAAAATCGATTTGCAAAGAAGTATTCAATACGACTGCCTTATCTGAAGACGAGGACGGATTGATCAAAGACATCCAGTTGCTTATTGAAAAACAGATATCAGATATTAATAGTCTGAAAGCACAATACCAGGGCAAAAAGTACCCGGGGTTAAGTCTGTTGGATAAAGGGCTCGAGTACTTCGGCGAATTTGATAACCGACTCGATAACGTCTCATTTCTGACAAAGCTGAAAGATCTCGAAGACGATTTATTAGACTGGGATGAAGACATAGAAAAGGTTCAGAGTTTCTTTAGATCAAATCAGAAAGAACTATTCGAGAAGGGTCTTCAGGAAACAAAGCAGTATGAGGAGAATGAGGCTTACCTGACGGATCAGGAGGCCAATACAGCTTATAGTAAGCTAAAAGGCATTTTGGAGAAGCCGGTCCCTTACAATGAAATCAAGGATATTCCGGAACTAGTGAATCAACTGCAAACGCAGTTCGAAGAGGCATTGGCCGAGAAAAAAGCAGAAGCTAAAACAAAAATTGAAAATCATCAGAAAGAGGTTATGTCTCAGGCCGGAGATTATGGTGTTGAACCGGAAACGAAAGCACAGGCTGAAAAGTATTATGGAAATTTACTTGAGAATCTCCAACAACAGAAGGATATCATCAAAGTAGATGCGGCGATCTCACAGAGTTCAAGCTTTAAAGAGAAGATCGAACGGCAGATTAGATGGGATATTGCTGAATGGAAACGGAAGAGAACGGTGGAGCCAGTTGACCCTGGCGGAAAAGTAGTGGAGCCGCCAACCGTGGAGCCTAATAAACATCAAATGCGGCTTAGAGAACTAACAAATGAAGTTACGATAATAAAGACAGAAGAAGACGTAGATAGATACATTAATCTGCTATCTACAAAACTAAAGAATATTATCAAATCCAATAAGCATATTGAATTCGTCGAGTAGAGGATGAAATGAGATGAACAAAACCGCATTGAAACGCTTCGCGACAGAAGCAAGAAGAGAACTATTGGAAAAAGTGGAACTGCAGGCGCGGAAAATCGGGATTACCGCAGAAGCGATCCAGCAAGCGGACGTTGAAAGCTCGGACGCTGTCTTTATCGACGGCAAACAGCTTTCCGATATAGAACGCCGGCAGCGCAATAAGCTTGTTGCACGAATTAATGACATCGGCTTCCGGCGGGTGATAGATGAAGCGGCATACACATGGTTCAACCGCTTCATCGCACTTCGCTTCATGGAAGTGAACGATTACTTGCCGACGAAAGTGCGGGTGCTGTCAACAGCAGAACCGGACAGCACAGAACCGGACATGATCAAAGAAGCACTGTCGCTTGACCTGGATATAGATAAAGAAAAAGTTTATGAATGGAAAGTGAACAACAATACAGATGCACTGTTCAAGTACCTCATCAAACAGCACTGCAACTACTTGAATCGCTATATGCCATTCATGTTCGAGACGATTGAAGACTATACGGAAATCCTGTTCCCGGAAGGGCTTCTCGGGACGGATTCCTTCGTGCGGAGAATGACAGATACCGACTTCATTCCTGAAGATAACTGGAATAAGGTTGAAATTGTAGGATGGCTTTATCAATACTATATTTCAGAAGAAAACGAGCGAGTTATTAGAGCGAAAAAGCGGTATAAAGCAGAAGAACTACCATTTGCTACACAATTATTCACGCCAGAATGGATTGTGCGCTACATGGTACAGAATGCTCTAGGACGATATTGGATTGAATCTCATCCTGAACATGAAGACCTGATTCAAAACTGGGAATTCTTTCTAAAAAGCCAAGAACCAGATGATGTTCTTCAGGAAAAGTTGACTCCTTATATTAATAAAGATCTTAATGTAGAAGACATAAAATGTTTTGATCCCGCGATGGGTAGTGGTCATATCTTGATCTATATGTTCGACGTGCTATATGAAATCTATAGCAGATGCGGTTACAGTGAACGGGAGATACCACGACTTATCATTGAGAATAATCTCTATGGTTTGGATATTGATGACCGAGCATATCAACTGGCCAGCTTTTCTACCGTAATGAAAGCTCTTCAGTATAATAAGCGCTTTTTGAGAAGTATAGTTCGAGATGGATTAGCGCTGAACTTTGCTGCAATCCAAGAGACGAATGCAATCAGCGATGAAGAAGTAGCTTTCTTGGCAGGAGAATCTTCAGGCAAGGATTACGAGTCAATGAAAGAATTCATTAGCCAATTCAGACATGCTAAAGCCATCGGTTCACTAATAAAACTTCAATCGCATGATGAGAATTTCCTATATGAGCGTGTGGCAGCAATTGAAACGCTTGAAGGAGATCTATTCGAGCAGGAGCTTAGAGATCGCACGCTCAACTTGTACAAGCAACTTATTCACCAAGCAAGTTTGATGAGCGGAAAGCACGATGTTTTTATCACAAATCCCCCGTATGCGGGTAATAAATATTTGACTCCGGAAGTAGCGGATTATTTAAAGGAAAACTATTTGGACGTAAAGGCAGATCTGTTCTCGTCATTTTTTGAGTATAGTTTTGATGTAACGAAAGAAAATGGACAAATAGGATTTATGTCTCCGTTTGTCTGGATGTTTATTTCCTCCTTCGAGAAATTTAGACAAAAAATGATCGGCCAAAAAACAATCAGTAGTTTAATCCAACTCGAGTATTCAGGTTTTGAGGGCGCCACAGTTCCTATTTGTACATTCACACTACGGAATTATAATAGCGAATTACTCGGTGAATATGTTAAGCTCACTGACTTTAGAGGATCAACTAATCAACCAACTAAGACGCTAGAGGCAGTAACAGAAGCTTCTGTGGACTATCGTTACTCTTTTGATCAAAGAAATTTTAGTGAAATTCCAGGAAGTCCAATTGCTTATTGGCTTAGCGAAGATTTTGTGAATATATTTATTGAAAACCAAAGAATTGGTGAAGTTGCAGTTACTAAACAGGGATCCACTATTGGTGATAATAATTCTTTTCTACGGCTATGGTTCGAAGTTAGTAACATGAAAAATGAGAAATGGGTTCCATGCTTGAAAGGTGGTTCTTATAGAAAATGGTATGGAAATCATGATTACCTAATCAATTGGGAAAACAACGGAGCAAGAATAAAAAGTACTGGAAGAGCAACAATACGAAGCGAAAAAATGTTATTTAGAGAAGGAATCTCTTGGTCAAACATAACTAGCGGTAAATCTTCTTTTAGAATAATGGAACCCGGATATTTTTTTGAAAGTACTTCGAGTGTGTGTTTTCCGAAAGAGAATAATTTATATATACTTGGTATGTTGAATACTAAAATTTCAGAAAGTGTAACAAAAATCCTAAATCCAACCCTACATTTACAATCTGGGAATGTTGCGGCTATGCCTTACTTGTATGATGAGAAAGTAGGCAAAGAAGTTGAGCGATTAGTAACTGGATGTATAGAGATAGCTAAATTCGATTGGGATTCTTATGAAAATTCGTGGAACTTTAAAATTCATCCCCTAATACGGTTTAAGAATAAAAATTTAAAACAGACATTTCAAGACTGGGAACAAAAAACAAATCACTTATCAAAAGAACTAAGACAAAAAGAGAATCGGATTAATGAAATATTTATTGAAAGTGCAAAATTAAATGATGAGTTTACTCCAGAAGTAGACGAAAGAGATTTAGGAGTACGGAAAGCAGATATAGGACGAGACATCAGAAGTTTTATCTCATATACAGTTGGGTGCTCTTTCGGTCGCTATTCTCTTGATGAGGAAGGCCTTGTTCATGCAGGAGGAGATTTCAATCCTTCTCGCTATAAGAGTGTCCCGGTAAATAAGGATAATATTTTACCGATATTGCCTGATGCTTATTTCGAGGATGATATCGTAACAAGGCTCGTCGACTTTGTCCAAACCACTTTTGGTGACGAAACACTCGAAGAAAATTTAGATTTTATTGCAGATGCAGTTAGCCGAAAGAAGAACGAAACAGCAAGAGAAGCTCTTCGACGCTATTTCTTGAATGATTTTTATAAGGACCATGTTCAAGTGTACAAGAAGCGACCAATATACTGGTTGTTCACTTCCGGTAAGGAGAAGGCATTCAATTGTCTCATCTATATGCACCGCTATGATAAGACGACGCTTTCTCGAATCCGTACAGATTATCTTCACGAAGTGCAGACACGGATGGATTCTGAAAAGAAGGATTTACTGCAAGTCATTGAAGGGGCTTCGACTGCCCAGGAAGTCACCGCAGCTAAAAAAGAGTTGAAAGTGCTCGATAAGAAAATCGATGAGCTGAAAGCGTATGATGAGCAACTTCATCATATGGCGGATATGCAGATTGAAATTGACCTTGATGACGGCGTGAAA
Above is a genomic segment from Planococcus lenghuensis containing:
- a CDS encoding DUF1788 domain-containing protein; its protein translation is MATLNARLDKIIPKIREDKFLAGRGLGNEISFYVFDYDPKDELAVRDHIEYIKKEFSGEYSGRKIAEFDLYKMLIEILKEKNIFDRVFDMEQRQGKDALFKAMTTFAKPEIFLSKIREQLNDHDVIFLTGVGKVYPFVRSHSILNNLQEVVDKTPVIMFFPGKYDGQSLQLFGKFKDDNYYRAFRLVD
- the pglX gene encoding BREX-1 system adenine-specific DNA-methyltransferase PglX gives rise to the protein MNKTALKRFATEARRELLEKVELQARKIGITAEAIQQADVESSDAVFIDGKQLSDIERRQRNKLVARINDIGFRRVIDEAAYTWFNRFIALRFMEVNDYLPTKVRVLSTAEPDSTEPDMIKEALSLDLDIDKEKVYEWKVNNNTDALFKYLIKQHCNYLNRYMPFMFETIEDYTEILFPEGLLGTDSFVRRMTDTDFIPEDNWNKVEIVGWLYQYYISEENERVIRAKKRYKAEELPFATQLFTPEWIVRYMVQNALGRYWIESHPEHEDLIQNWEFFLKSQEPDDVLQEKLTPYINKDLNVEDIKCFDPAMGSGHILIYMFDVLYEIYSRCGYSEREIPRLIIENNLYGLDIDDRAYQLASFSTVMKALQYNKRFLRSIVRDGLALNFAAIQETNAISDEEVAFLAGESSGKDYESMKEFISQFRHAKAIGSLIKLQSHDENFLYERVAAIETLEGDLFEQELRDRTLNLYKQLIHQASLMSGKHDVFITNPPYAGNKYLTPEVADYLKENYLDVKADLFSSFFEYSFDVTKENGQIGFMSPFVWMFISSFEKFRQKMIGQKTISSLIQLEYSGFEGATVPICTFTLRNYNSELLGEYVKLTDFRGSTNQPTKTLEAVTEASVDYRYSFDQRNFSEIPGSPIAYWLSEDFVNIFIENQRIGEVAVTKQGSTIGDNNSFLRLWFEVSNMKNEKWVPCLKGGSYRKWYGNHDYLINWENNGARIKSTGRATIRSEKMLFREGISWSNITSGKSSFRIMEPGYFFESTSSVCFPKENNLYILGMLNTKISESVTKILNPTLHLQSGNVAAMPYLYDEKVGKEVERLVTGCIEIAKFDWDSYENSWNFKIHPLIRFKNKNLKQTFQDWEQKTNHLSKELRQKENRINEIFIESAKLNDEFTPEVDERDLGVRKADIGRDIRSFISYTVGCSFGRYSLDEEGLVHAGGDFNPSRYKSVPVNKDNILPILPDAYFEDDIVTRLVDFVQTTFGDETLEENLDFIADAVSRKKNETAREALRRYFLNDFYKDHVQVYKKRPIYWLFTSGKEKAFNCLIYMHRYDKTTLSRIRTDYLHEVQTRMDSEKKDLLQVIEGASTAQEVTAAKKELKVLDKKIDELKAYDEQLHHMADMQIEIDLDDGVKVNYAKFDGLVAKI
- the brxC gene encoding BREX system P-loop protein BrxC; the encoded protein is MQIKDMFQKDIERDIRGVIKVAQTSEEDIHQELDEYVVTKELHKHLSKFYENYQKGINGKTDKMGVWISGFFGSGKSHFLKILSYLLKNQEVKGKRPVDFFEDKVLDPLVYANMQKTAGVETETILFNIDAKGGLDNKSKEDAILRVFLKVFYEHRGYYGDIPGVAEMEKYLDDQGVYGDFKAAFETAAGESWEERRNSFYFDADYVIGALTKVTDMSEDSARNWFENGVNNYEISIEKFAKDVKDYVDSKGPNFHLIFLVDEVGQYIGDSRSLMLNLQTLTEELGAHAYGKVWVMVTSQESIDSIVKVKGDDFSRIQGRFDTRLSLSSISVDEVIKKRILLKNDVAEDKLEAIYPEKSAILKNLISFKESTADLRGFDNDQEFAGMYPFVPYQFKLLQNVFEQIRKHGSSGKHLSEGERSMLSAFKEAALRYKDAEEGMLIPFHAFYDTIKEFLNPSVSRVIESAAVNPVLEDDQFNIDLLKVLFMIKYVKELPANIDNIATLMVTQIDEDKLELKEKIKTSLRKLMTQTLIQKNGDLYVFLTDDEQDINREIKQQNIDEEIIKRELANYIFQDLYDDKRFNYNREYSFAFNQKMDEKNYGNQTASIGLHVLSPLSDHYHKSDQELMMMTSGNGEMIIKLGGTGAFTEEMEEALRIEEYRKKKNITQLPENIQNILNNKQAEVRERRRRVRELLEDAIKSAAFYINGDQADVKGSSVKEKINSGMKQLVDNVYTKLNYIKEHTENERALISILSADSDQLSLDGQMDTNPNTAARREVKEFIDLQDQINKQVRVKLLYDRYQDKPYGWKQLDVAAVIAELLKEQQIRVRYNSEYLDPETDTNKLLQVFGRPAEADKGIILKRVKTDEKLIRTAKSICKEVFNTTALSEDEDGLIKDIQLLIEKQISDINSLKAQYQGKKYPGLSLLDKGLEYFGEFDNRLDNVSFLTKLKDLEDDLLDWDEDIEKVQSFFRSNQKELFEKGLQETKQYEENEAYLTDQEANTAYSKLKGILEKPVPYNEIKDIPELVNQLQTQFEEALAEKKAEAKTKIENHQKEVMSQAGDYGVEPETKAQAEKYYGNLLENLQQQKDIIKVDAAISQSSSFKEKIERQIRWDIAEWKRKRTVEPVDPGGKVVEPPTVEPNKHQMRLRELTNEVTIIKTEEDVDRYINLLSTKLKNIIKSNKHIEFVE